The Hippocampus zosterae strain Florida chromosome 11, ASM2543408v3, whole genome shotgun sequence genome includes the window AATAGCATATCAGTTTAATGAACTTTCTCAATTAAAAATGTGCAATTAGAcatcatgaatacaaacatGACTTTtcgaatacagtacagtactaagCAACCAATCAGGTTTTGTTTTAGCCAGACTTAAGAGAAAAATGTGAAACGAGAACAAACGATGTCAGTAACAAAATTCTTGCATGCAATTGTAGTTACTGATAGAATCAGTTGCAGACACACCGTAGCATGTTTGCCCATGAGAGCATAATACCTCAACTATGGTCGaaagatgatttttaaaaaacaaaaaaacaaaacgatccaGATTTTTCTGGAGAAACTTACCGCAAATCGGAGCAGGAGACAGGATTTTCCAACACCAGAGTCACCAATTAGGAGCAGTTTGAATAAATagtcactgtaaaaaaaacaatatgtgtTGGTGAATAAAGGCCAAAAATGTAAgtatttgtcatttatttgttgatGAATTATATTCTTCCTGGgtcaggaaaaaacaaatactgtacaatagCTAAGGAAGCAACAGGAAGTTTGACTGAGAATTACAATTCTTAACAGCTATTATGCATGACGGCATTGACACACTTCAAGGAAAAATATTTACACAGAAGGTGGCACCCTCTTTAATATTCTGgtatgcatctgtgtgtgtggattaagtattttaattttttacttttaaaaagacaatgaaTGATAATGAACTGTCAATGAATTTGTCAAATGTGtgccaatgtgattttttttaaacacgataATATTACATTGATGACAAGCCCTAGACAACAAAAGCTGAAGTAACAGTAAGGTAATAGCTCAATTCTGCTGTGGCGGAATTGTAGGCATGTCCCTGGCATGTGATCTTCTCATGACCAGGAACAGTTGTTGGAGGGTGCTGCTTCGACTCTCCTCACACTATATTATTGAAATACATGACAAAGATCAAATATGAGGCACTCGTTGAACTTATAACCTTCATTTGGCGATGTAATGACATTCATATTTTTGCTCGATCCAGGGACAGGCATATTGCCCTCAATTGTCACGCTGGAGAGCCTCTTTTAAGTTTAAGAAGGGAGCTTGGTCGAGCTGCGAATTTCATATCAGCGTAAAATTCAACGAACCAGTGCCACCGGTTCCTTAAGCGTTCACAAAACAGGTGACGACatgaataataaacatttgggTTTCATGATTTACTCTCGTCTAATGAGAACGATTCTTAACTCCATGTAGTCGGGCCCAGGTTTACATCAAAAGCCTCCAGATGTTGTGGCTTTCTCCCAGGAGCTAAAGACAGCAGTTAGTAAATTAATGTGTAAATGTCAGTCGGGGGGGGTAAAGGCAAAGCTGTCTGGATGTTGACCAATGCATGTTTAGGTCCCCTCCAACCTCCCACGACCATCTATGTCAAAGTAATTCAAGGGGTtcgattaaaaaacaaagccGTCGCTTAACTTAAATAACAATAAACAGCGTTCAGACTTCGGTGGTAGGTTCCGCTGGACAGTCAGCTGATGTAAGCTGCTAATGTAGCTTCACTTCACAGACAATGCTTACAAACTTGTCTATTGTAATACCAACCAACACACTCAAACGTGACACTGTATTCTTAATAATAGTACTGTACTTACTATTCGGGATTCATTGTGGACTTGTTGAAAACTGTGTTGCCGTCTCGTGGGGAGGTTTGATATGATGATGTGGAAACGGCAGCGGTGGCTAGCTTAGACGGCTCTCAGAAGCACGGCCGGCTAGTTGTTGCTCAGTACAAAATCCAAAATGGCTGCGATTCCAACCAGGAAGTAGTTAATAATAGCCAACTCAGCTAGTTACACCATATTAAATAACAAACTGTGCGTAGCCTGCTGACCCTTTTGTTTGATAAAAAATCAGCTGATAGTGGCATTTTCCGCATACCTAAACAAAAATGCTTATGCGTTAAAAACCCAGCGTCCGTTCTCTCTGTAACCGGGAAGTCGTTACTGCATCAGAAAACTGTCACTGGCCCGCTTACGTCATTTAGTGAAACGTGGCAAAGCGATTCTCCCAAGACAACCAACATGTAGTCCAAGTTCTCTGGCAGATAACGTGCCCATAAATTTCAGCAGCGTAAAAGCTGTAGCGAATAAAGTCGATGTAAATTATGTTTGTCTAGTCATGACTTGACAATTGTATCGTCATTGtcgttttttcctttttttggaggggtaggAGTCTGTAATCAGTGAAAATTTTACGGGTCTCAAAATAATTTCACGTAAACGTGTAATAAAATTACTTTGTGAGATGTACAAAGAGTCAGTCACATGTTTTAACTGCTGTTGACGCTTATGCGTTAAAAACCCAGCGTCCGTTCTCTCTGTAACCGGGAAGTCGTTACTGCATCAGAAAACTGTCACTGGCCCGCTTACGTCATTTAGTGAAACGTGGCAAAGCGATTCTCCCAAGACAACCAACATGTAGTCCAAGTTCTCTGGCAGATAACGTGCCCATAAATTTCAGCAGCGTAAAAGCTGTAGCGAATAAAGTCGATGTAAATTATGTTTGTCTAGTCATGACTTGACAATTGTATCGTCATTGtcgttttttcctttttttggaggggtaggAGTCTGTAATCAGTGAAAATTTTACGGGTCTCAAAATAATTTCACGTAAACGTGTAATAAAATTACTTTGTGAGATGTACAAAGAGTCAGTCACATGTTTTAACTGCTGTTGACAAGTCATGCCAAATGATCCCGAAAGGACTGACCACATGTAATGTAATTTGCATGTGAGTGTCACGAGTCACGTTCTTTGCATGGGTCTGTCTAACTTCTCTTGGGAAATAGTTTTAGGAAGTAATACTTCTGTTGGTCAGAGCTGCcctattttaaaaagttttttgtgCTGGTCTTTCAGGTATACCAGTAAGACCagctcaaaaacacaaaagcagcatTTGTTGTGGGCCTGCACAAAGCATAACTGCCTGTCATTTTTCACTATTTttcgaaaagaagaaaaaataaatcattttagaaCACACATTGGTTATGTTTTCCTCTCGTTTACTTGTTCAATCATGTAGTTTAAGGTTTTGTTAATGTGAGttctaatttatttttcttatcttCCTGTTGGgtgacgatgtatgccactggcattattgcttaatgtttggtgctattttgtgtggacgGATACCGTGTTATGgagtgtatataaataaagggggtggagcttccccgcagttcgcttctggcagtgacgatgcattgaggcacgttgggtgttcagcgactcagtggtagcgaccacagaaaaatacgaaacgtctccagtcttgtgcctagaacatagtgtagtcaccagcaatgatgcctacacatgaacagcgagagacttccgcagtagtaggttcaacacttccaataatattaaaaattgaCTTCGACAATGGCAGCAAGGTAGTTGACCAGTTGGCACgaccgcctcacagtgcaaaggtgaaGGGTTGGATTCAGTTGGATTCctctgtggactttgcatgttctctctggccAGGCATGCATGGGTTTTCGCCGGATACTCCAAtcccctcctacattccaagaCATGCATagtaatggaacactctcaatcAGGGGTGGCAAACTCATTTctgttgcgggccacattttagttactgttTTCGTTGGAGGGTTGTTATGACTGagaccatataaagaagtcaagaataactgtttaTTCAACTCTTCTTTAAATTACTCTCataaggggtttggtaacaagaaaatgcttagaatgtctcttttatttattaaataggAGAATTAAAAtttttggtagacattttagaaagcacAATGGAAGTTGATATGTTTGATCTGCTTttatgggccacataaaatgatgtagcaAGCCAGTTCTGGCCCCCGTAccttaagtttgacacctgtgttctgAATTGTCTCTTGGTGTGATGATGattgcaaatgtttgtttgtctatgggctctattggctggcaacaagttcagggtgttccccgaaTTCTGCGTAAGTGCTCATAGCATATCGTTGGCCACATATTATCATTGATTAAGTCAggagtgggcaaactttttggctcgggggccacattgatttctaaatttgacagatggtccgggtcagcacaagatacggttcatataaaaactgtatatgttgacagtccataccaaacatcaacagaacaaaagcattaaagtattacctttaaaaaaagagagaacagTGATACAACTGTggtatatgtcctgtatgaacatcaaagtatgttaacaacatacatgtgtgacaacacaagcaacaaagtgcaataaTATATTGCCCCAAAACTGAAGCATACAGTACTGGTAggtgacaaaatataaaaaagttAGGACTATTTACTACAAAATGACACGAGTAAAAGACCTGGtggtttctttccactcactcactgtctcgaacttgacctctcctcgatcaccacacaagacagcctTGCtaagctgatgtcgtgcaatgAATTTTTGATGCCAGCCatgggacgcttcgaagtcttcgatgcccATAGTTACTGTTATGGAATTTTCTTtcactcttattagcggtccagtttgtggaaagtttttagcacgataacagtcaagACATACCAGGAAACGtgtatttactcgactgtccgtcgagccgcaagcaattcactctgagcatggaaacagcCAGAATCagactgagcaagaatcgcttcctcgtttttcaaagtctttttCACTTTCCGATGACAAACGTCTCatgaatgttttgtactttgtaacctgcttcgtttaatcagatacacttcactttctcttccgcggccattactgttcctcttcgtttggatgccgtGATCTACAGGACATAAAAATAttcgcaattccagtaaaactcactgcaataaagagtctCTTGCATGTCGCtattttggatccaatgatagaAATAGTGGCACGGACAGCCGGGCAcgcttattccgtcgtatcaagCGGGAGTTGCTTGAGTTGCCACTACTGTGGGCTTCCATGGCGTCtccacctccctccctgtgctctgcaacttcaagtaactgtgccacatggcgttgaaatgcccgtcattacaagtccaaattaaatgaatgcaatcatttacattgaaccttaattgtataccaaccttcggcgggccggattaaaatgaccaacgggccggatccggcccgcgggccgtagtttgcccacccctggcttAGAGCATGCCATTTATTATTAAAGGATCCAGTCCTATTTAGTCTTTGTATGCTTCGCACGGGCAGTAATTATCAGAAGACACTATGTCCTATTCGACAGTTATGCCAATGCCATAACTCCATCTATGAAACCTGAGGGAAGAAAAACAGTTAACCAAACTCCAAGCATGCATTAAAGAAAACCAGAGTTACATGACCAATAATTTCCATGTACCaaactcagagaaaacccaagtACTCATACTTGGCTCTTATAACATTTGGAGGCAAAGTCTCCGATGACTTGGCTGCCTTAAACTGCTTTTTGCTCGCCTCAAGCTGTGGAGAGGAAACTTGGTATCACTTAGGACCAGCACTTATTATTCTTTGCTCACATACAAAAAGTATCAGGGATAGCATTCTATCATTGGtgaaaaatgagaagaaaaaaaatattttttttgccataagTTTACACCGAAGGAAATGCTTGCATTTCTGACCTTGAGGCTGGATCACTGTAACTATCTCTTAAAGGCTCCTTCAGCAAATTGTTCAAGACTCTCCCCTCGATCCAAAATACTGCAGCCCAAGGACTGtgttaaactaaaaaaaagtgttaggcTCACTACAATGGCTTTATATAAAATTTAGAATGAAATCCTCCTCCACGTCTACAAAGCATGAAATGATTAGGCACTGCAACACTTCTTCCATAAAGAAAGAACTCTTCCATTAAATGTCTCTGTGAGACCTGCAAATCATGAGTGTGTCTATGGGGAATTTGTGTCACCTTTTGAGGACGTTTAATAAAGAGTCTTCAAGGATTTTGGCACGAAACAAAGTGAGAGACTATTGAAGTCAAATAAATATGGTATCTTTGTGTTTGAAGATGTCTATATTTGGGACTGGAGTTGGTAGAAAGGGACTGAAAATGTCACATCCTGTAGTCATGAATCCCACTAGAGTTCCAGGCAGGATACTGTAATATGATTGGCTGTCATATCCAGGCAGGATAGGCCTACATCCTTCGAAGCAGGAAGGACAGTGTCAGGCCAGGAACAGAatcggattggattggatacaacgttattgtcaaatgtgctgtacagcacagatgaaatttcttccttctcaagtcaacataaaacaagaggagctgttgcgggtgtccgcgccaccatcaaaagacagtaaaaaaaaatgacagaataatacaaaacaacacatgagacacagacaatcgtgcaaacttaaccactttcctgcatacactttgttgtctgaagctgttatacatgaaagaggagcgaatcaaagtgtcgtTTTcaacagtggatcaaagacgtcttgctgcaatgtgcacacgtctgctacaagctaagcttgaaagcaacaagaagctgtagcatccattaacgaaaaagagagcgccagaattttgacacttaagtagaaaagtaaaagtcttccatccatccatccatccatccatccatccatccatccatccatccatcaatccatccatccatccatccattttctactccgcttatcctcatgagggtcgcgggcgtgctggagcctttcccagctgtctttggggagtTGGCgtgatacaccctgaactggttgccagccaatcgcagagcacacatagacaaacaaccattcacactcacaaccacaccgagggacaagttAGAGAACTGGGTGGGCCGACATGCTGCAGTAAAAGTCTTtatatacaaaaatacaaagtaacaaTAGAGATCAGGGCTGGGTGCAGAAGGCATCAAGAAAGCTGGATGTTATGACATATTACTTGAGCTTGAATACTCAAGACATCAGGCCATTCCCAATcctatatgaaaaaaataaaggtggTAACATAAAGGACCATAAAACTGGCAACATCAAGGAACCAACCCAAAACACAGTCACAACCACTTAGAGCAAGCGAGAGGGCTCGAGCTGCTGCCACCATTCCCAGCGCACCCTCCCCAGTCCCCACACCTCTGCAGCCACCACCAACAGTCTAGAAATGTCATCATTGATTGCACGCTTGCAAGACACTGATTTTAACACACGCAAAAGAAAAGGGTGACTATTATACTTCAAACAATGTTAGCCTTTAGCAAAAAGACTGCATGTGACTTAATTTTGCGTAACTTGTTCGGGGTTTTGTACCCGTCTTCAAAAGCAGACTCGCTTCACCTGGCCGTGAAGGATAACTTGAGCATTGAAAGCCAAAGCTGCTGAAGTtctctttttgcagttactcTATATTACTGTACAGTAAACAATTGTGTCAACACAAAACGTTTGACTAAGCAGaatttctttgtgttttgtttgttttggaagttGATGCAATTTATTGGTAGCTAGTAAAACATGTTCTTTTGTTACTGACTAGAAAGAGATGTTGCTCTAGTAAACCAGCATTTCTTCTTCAGCGAAGGGTTCATTACTCAAAGCTTCATTCACATTAGCTCTTTCCTGACACCTCATGTACAGTGTGAAGTATTAAGGGTGAAACATTGAAATGCTTAAGTATActgtactgaaaaaaatgtcccaAGATGGCAAAATGCATCTTCACGAATCATTGaggctttttattcatttggttTGCACATGGCTTTCAGCAATCTTGTTTAATTTGTTCTTCGGCATCATCAAGCTGCCAGCAATATGTATCGACAGAATGAAAGATGTGCTGAAAATAGAGCCCAAAAGAGTGAACATGATAATATCCTTCTTTCATTGTCGCCGCGGCAGACCTCTCATCCGGTCTGACTCACTTCTGAAAAATGAATGTATAAAACACAtctttcatgtgtgtgtttcttggTTGTTGTCCAAAAGTTGTGTTACGTATCGTGCTAAATGATTATTTGTGCTTCCTTATTTTAGAAACACCGTTACTTTTGAAGTTGGAATAACATGTCTACACTTCTTTCCATTAAATTCAAACTAATGTTATGAATGAAATCATTTCATGTGGATAATTGCGACACATACTGTGATCTAAGTATTGCAGCTGGTCAAAAGTGAATGGATTTAGATGGAAATAAACAACAGATTATGTGTGAAAATGAAGTCATTCCAGTTTATGGGCAACAGTTGACCTACTTTATGCATTTGTCAGCCCATCTCATTCGTGATTAAAAAAGAGAGATTGTTTGAAGACACTGACCACAGAGCACATCACGAGTGAGTCAGTTGCAAAACCAAAGAGTGATTGTCACAAATCTCAATTTTGAACTTTAACGGGGACTTATTTCAGATTCACTTTTCAATGTTTGTGTGCAAATAGTTGGGTCTTTGGAGTGCCGACCCACCCATgtgaaattaaccctttcagggacagtggttactgcagtggactgCTTCACatgctatcaggttacagggtgcatgaaagattTTAACATTCTTTGACGAGAAGGTGATGTCCAATACTGTCTCCaaaacatcaagtaaaaacTTGACAAGGGAAACAGTCGactgcaaaacacacaaaaacatacagATGGGTAACACAAGACAAAAGtaagaaattattttatttgagcGCTTGTCAAAAGTGAGCAAACAGAAATGTACACATTCCCACCATTTGAGTCACTCTGGCATCAAAGGAGTCATCAAGCCTCGATAATGTAGGCCTGTCTACTAACTAAAAAGAGATACACAAATACGATTCTCTGCAAGTTTTTTCTCCTACTTTTGTACAGAGTTCAGCATTGACTGTAGTCTGCACTCAACTGAAGAGCATTCTTgttataaatacattttcacgaTAGCATTGCTAAAACAAGAAGTCAAATACTGTATTCTTGATGCACATGTGTAATGGACAGACCCTCTAACGAATGTAATTCTAATGTTAAAATGTAATTCGAAAGTTTGAATTCACGATTTAAATAAAAGGCGGTAAATGTCTTTATAGCACAGTTTCCAAATCCCAATGACATATCAGTGATTGGCTGCCTTGACAATGAGTAATTCATCGAACTGAGTGAATTACATCCCATCGGTGTTGCTTTGACGAAATCTGACAAGTCAACAAAGGTTCTGAAATGAAATACGTCTGGTTACGGTGACTGGATTGTGCTAAGTAATAAAACTGTCATATACATCCATTTCTTTATCGAAACCCTCCACATTGTTCTCTTCGCTGTATGTGGCCCATTTATTGAGTCTGCTGTATAGAGGTAGTCCATTTTTCTCCCTGTAAAGGTAGACACCAGTCACTCTGTTCCACTCAGTGCTGCAGATGGGACTGGCCGCAGCCTGGTGCTCGACAACATGTTCCTTCTCATCCTTCTCCAAAGCCACGAAACCGAAGAAGCTCCGAACATACTTTGCAGCCATGATTTGGGCGTGGACAGCGGCTGTACGATGAAAGAGGGTCTTTTCATTCGAGCGATACTTGGACCAGTATTCTTCCTGCTGGTAGCCAAGGGGCGAGCAGCAATGTCTCGTACACATAACCAGGAACACCATCAGAGATGTCCCGGCAACCACGAGCCAGCCTATCAGCTGAAAACAACATAATAATTAAGTCAATCAATTGTTAGGTGTGgtattttttgcacatttacagTTTGAGTCTTTGTCGGTCTGCCATGTCATTCTTTCTCATAAATAGCTAGTCGATAATCAGTTTGTTCTCTATTaagttttttgattgtttttataaaCCAAATATTTCTAGAAGGCTTTCTCAAATTAATAATGATGGAAAAATTAGATGGCTTTGGTGAAAACATTATTTTCCACTACCTGTGACTCATATTTCAGACGTCGGTCAATTTCTGCCCAAAAGCCTTGCAGCTCGGTTGGGATACTTTCCTTGCAAGGGAACTTTGCCATGTCCTCTGTATTATGACCAGGGGGGAAACCCTTCACGGTGCTGGGATCAGTAAACTCACTTAGGGCACATGTGTATGCCAGACCCTGGAGCAGGGATAAAATTGTCCACGTAATAGGTGCCACCACGGCTCGACCAAGGATACTTCCCAATACTGcaaatgctgctgctgttgaCAGTTTCCGGAGCTTCCTGAGGCGACACTCTGATACTAGGTCCCAAGTCCTCTTGTTCAACATTACtccaacaataaaaaatgccaaAGCTGGAGCACCAATGGCAGCTATGCCATAGTAGTAATTTCTCCCAGGGGAACACGGACAATCAAAAGCAAAAACGTTGTATGCTGTCTGGCTCGCCACAGTGCCCAGAGCAATCATACCATTAAAGATCATTACATCTTTACTCTTGAAGAAGAGAGACCCAAATTTAAAGTTCTCCCTTACAAGGGCATAAGCGGCCATGCTTGGGATGTTCGGGTAAGATCACTGAAGCTGAGCTGAAGTAATGTCAAGctaaagggaggaaaaaaaagaacaaaaagatcgACATTAAATGTTTGATGTATTCAATTTCCTTCGGAAATCACATGAGCTAATGCATCATTTTGAAGTGTAAACGACATCACATGAACAGATGTTGTAAAACCGTAtgattaaaaagcaaaaaatcaACCATCAAAGAAAGTCACACTAACTTACAGGCTTCTCGTGTCCTCAGGCAAAACATGTGACTGAACTTTTATAATCCATTTAAGCGATGCCTTCTGTGATGCTATCTCCAAAGACTGGGCAACGTGTACTTTTCCGACTGAAAAGAGAAGTCTTCCCTCTCAATCTGAGCCCGACTTTGAGTTTGTGTGAGCTTTGTGGGCACCAAAGATGACTCATATTGCAAGGACCTgccctctggtttcctccccggtgaagggaaaaaaaactaggcCTACAAGTGAAAACATGTGCAAACACAACCAAGTCAGGAACTGGAAAAGCTTGCTCACTGAATGCATCGGTTTACGATGATGTGTAAAAATGAAGCTTAGCATTTAATATCCTTGTACAACAAATGATAGCTGAtttagtttattgaggagttcgATTATCAATGTAATAAGTGTAAATGTGGAGTACACAATGCACAGATCCATTCATATATTccaatattgtattgtattgtattgtattgtattgtattgtattgtattgtattgtatatttactGTACTTATGCTATATACTTATGCTGTATGCATAATGGAGGGGTAGCTACCTAGTCCCACTGTAGACATATGCAAGAATGGCAACTAGTCATTGGAGAGATGCAAGTATGCTTCATGTGCGTTTCTGAGCTGTCCCCGCCCCCAAGCTCAAGAAGTGTAACGCTCTTTGGTGCCCCTTTCACTCTGGCATCTCTTCTTAcatgcctgcatgtgtgtgagatCTATTTCTctctgtggtgcaaaatataAAAGCGATACAGCAGAGGATTTCGCGTGGAGGCATTACAAAGagtataataatacaaaaataatcacaatataaaatgtCCTACCTAAAATGTATGTGCTGTATATGCTCACATCCGGCAGTGACTGAGTTTTCCTTATTGTACCTTTTTATAACTATCACAATGGAGCAACCGCACATGTTGACTCTGCCTCAACACTGccttcaacacttttttttatgttgtatgAGCTGGGCTAAATCCACAACTTTTTTAGGACTGTGTGTTTGGTTTCAAAGAGAAAATGTATTCCAAATGTTTAAATTATCTGCTCTGGATAAATGCAGAATTACTTTCAGAGGAATAAACCAGATCCTTTGAATCAAGCTTGAAATATCCCTTTGCATGTTTCCATGAGAACCTGTGGGTGGATCTCCTACTTACTATGTAAAATTTTCAGACTGCACCTTCACCCATTCAAAGCATCTGTGTCATATGATTTGCTCCTCTTAGAGTACAAAAGAAAAAGCCTGTATCAGTACCACATTTGGAAGATTCAAAGTGTTACCCTCAATCGAAAAGAAACCCAGAAACCAACAAGTTCTCAAACCGGCCATTATGTGAAAACTGCTGGGGAATCGGTAACACAAGTTTTACCTCGACCTGGAGTAAGAGCAAAATACCTTCTGGACAAAGGTTTTATGGGCAAACGAAACAAAGATTGAGCTAAATGGCCGCAATGAAAATGAGTATGTTTGGATGTGTCAAGGTGAAGCTTTTTAAAGCAACTGTCAAGCAAGTTTGGCTGCGCAGCTGTCTGGCTGCACTACAAAAAGTGGATGGAACTATCTTCGCAATCAACATTCTATAACAAGGGTTGCCAACCTTTTTGAAGCTGGGAGCTCCTTCCTGGATACCGATTTGTGTGATGGGCTGTCAGTTTaaaacacttctgaaataattaTCAGCAAATGAATAACTAACAAGGTAGAAATAAACACCAACATACacactttattttctctttgtttaCATGATCAAATGACCACTTCTACAATGGTCCTTGGAGATCACAATGTCCcttcactggtgagctattttgagAACAGGCCCAagggctactcatgtggtccttggggctacctggtgctcacGGGCACCACAAAGCTGACCTCTGGTCTACGGTATGAAGTTATTGATGACACCATCAGAGTAAACATAACTACCAAGCATTTAAccacaaaaatacatcaaaatggtAGATTTCCCCTTTCTTCCTTGCAGGTAACACACATCCTGGGCCTGGAGGCACCTTTGGTTACATCTAGTTCCGGTTTACTGAAGTACCATTTTTGGAGCAAATTGTCCATTTGCTCTTGCTTTGTTATCCCATGAAGTCGCCCCTCCTCTTTATATTCCCAGTCATTCGTGATGGTTTTAATGAATTGAGGATGTGGGGAACACAATTCAACATCCTCCCTCATGTCTTCGAAGAACTGCACAACACAAGT containing:
- the LOC127610699 gene encoding calcium homeostasis modulator protein 2-like; its protein translation is MAAYALVRENFKFGSLFFKSKDVMIFNGMIALGTVASQTAYNVFAFDCPCSPGRNYYYGIAAIGAPALAFFIVGVMLNKRTWDLVSECRLRKLRKLSTAAAFAVLGSILGRAVVAPITWTILSLLQGLAYTCALSEFTDPSTVKGFPPGHNTEDMAKFPCKESIPTELQGFWAEIDRRLKYESQLIGWLVVAGTSLMVFLVMCTRHCCSPLGYQQEEYWSKYRSNEKTLFHRTAAVHAQIMAAKYVRSFFGFVALEKDEKEHVVEHQAAASPICSTEWNRVTGVYLYREKNGLPLYSRLNKWATYSEENNVEGFDKEMDVYDSFIT